In the genome of Chrysiogenes arsenatis DSM 11915, one region contains:
- a CDS encoding molybdopterin-dependent oxidoreductase, with translation MRIKRREFLKASAAVGAVAVASPTLNAFAQTGTGASAMGEAEGKWIPSTCQGCTTWCPVEFFVQNGRAVKVRGNQLSKANNGYCCVRGHLMLQQLYDPDRIKTPMKRTNPVKGRKEDPKFVPITWDEAMDTIADKIMELRKNNETHKYLLMRGRYSDHNSIFYGDLTKMIGSPNNISHSAICAEVEKMGSMATEGFWGYRDYDLDNMKYLIAWACDPLSSNRQIPNAIRKIQGVMDRGKVVAVDPRMNNTASKAQEWLPIKPSEDGALALAMAHVIITKGLWSKEFVGDFKDGKNKFVAGKTVKEEDFEEKLTNGIVKWWNLEVKDRTPKWAAKVTGIDEATIIRVATEFAQAAPACAIWYGPNMQPRGSYAVMCIHALNGLVGASDSEGGLCTGMGSPSSSYPKIDAYQDDVAKAGAKNKKIDQRGTLKFPAMGSAKPGTGVVTNNVADALLAADPYDIKVAIGYFCNFNFSGTDGARWDKALAKVPFFVHCVPMFSEMTYFADIVLPAALHHTEDWAVIRSKANLHGHTSIQQPVVERMFDVKGVETEITWLLAEKLKAKGFENMYNWLYNEYKDPETGKNPTNSLEFALYATKIRSKKCWDPKENAEYKGDKLNGWADFMEKGIVNSPKFKFRQKWEKGFPTETKKFEFYSETLKKGLLAHAEKNKVTVDQVMEATNYEARGELAFIPHYESPKRHGDVKEFPFSLIDMKSRLNREGRSTNATWYHAFKKCDPGDVNQEDVLQINPADAKKLGINEGDMVKVTSVIGSLTVKARLWEGVRPGCVAKCYGQGHFAMGRVSAKDFGKAVARGANFNDIMPADYDRITGATARNGGFTGVKIEKA, from the coding sequence ATGCGGATTAAAAGACGAGAGTTTTTGAAAGCCAGTGCAGCCGTTGGCGCTGTAGCGGTAGCTTCACCCACCCTGAACGCTTTTGCTCAAACAGGAACCGGCGCAAGCGCGATGGGCGAGGCGGAAGGTAAGTGGATTCCAAGTACCTGCCAAGGGTGTACCACATGGTGCCCAGTTGAGTTTTTTGTTCAGAATGGCCGTGCGGTCAAAGTACGCGGCAACCAGCTTTCCAAAGCCAACAACGGCTACTGCTGTGTACGCGGCCACTTAATGCTGCAGCAACTTTATGATCCAGACCGTATCAAGACTCCAATGAAGCGCACCAATCCGGTAAAAGGTCGCAAAGAAGATCCAAAATTTGTCCCTATCACATGGGATGAAGCAATGGATACCATTGCCGACAAGATCATGGAACTACGCAAAAACAATGAAACGCATAAGTACTTGCTCATGCGCGGTCGCTATTCCGACCACAACAGTATCTTCTACGGCGATCTCACCAAGATGATCGGCTCACCAAACAACATCTCGCACAGCGCTATCTGTGCCGAAGTTGAAAAAATGGGCTCGATGGCCACCGAAGGATTCTGGGGCTATCGCGATTACGACCTTGATAACATGAAGTACCTCATTGCATGGGCGTGCGACCCGCTTTCTTCTAACCGTCAGATTCCCAATGCCATCCGTAAAATTCAGGGTGTTATGGATCGCGGTAAAGTCGTCGCGGTTGACCCGCGCATGAACAACACGGCCTCAAAGGCGCAAGAGTGGCTCCCAATTAAACCTTCGGAAGATGGCGCACTCGCATTGGCGATGGCGCATGTCATCATCACCAAGGGTCTTTGGAGCAAAGAGTTTGTTGGCGACTTCAAAGATGGCAAAAACAAATTCGTTGCCGGAAAAACCGTCAAAGAAGAAGACTTCGAAGAAAAACTCACCAATGGCATTGTTAAGTGGTGGAATCTTGAAGTGAAAGATCGTACCCCGAAATGGGCGGCGAAAGTAACTGGTATTGACGAAGCGACCATTATTCGCGTTGCCACAGAGTTTGCTCAGGCCGCTCCAGCCTGTGCCATCTGGTACGGCCCGAACATGCAGCCACGCGGCTCGTATGCCGTTATGTGTATCCATGCCCTGAACGGCCTTGTTGGCGCCAGCGACAGTGAAGGCGGCCTCTGCACCGGTATGGGATCACCGAGCAGCAGCTATCCAAAAATAGATGCTTATCAGGATGATGTTGCCAAAGCGGGAGCAAAGAACAAAAAGATCGACCAGCGCGGCACCCTCAAGTTCCCTGCCATGGGCAGTGCGAAACCCGGCACTGGAGTTGTTACCAACAACGTCGCCGATGCACTTCTGGCGGCTGACCCGTACGACATCAAAGTGGCGATTGGCTACTTCTGTAACTTCAACTTCTCCGGCACAGATGGTGCCCGTTGGGACAAGGCGCTCGCGAAAGTTCCCTTCTTTGTCCATTGCGTTCCAATGTTCTCCGAAATGACCTACTTTGCGGATATCGTACTTCCTGCAGCACTGCACCATACTGAGGACTGGGCGGTTATCCGCAGCAAGGCCAACCTTCACGGCCATACTTCCATTCAGCAGCCTGTAGTTGAGCGGATGTTTGACGTAAAAGGGGTTGAAACCGAAATAACGTGGTTGCTGGCGGAAAAACTCAAAGCCAAAGGTTTTGAGAATATGTACAACTGGCTCTATAACGAATACAAAGATCCTGAAACTGGCAAAAATCCGACTAACAGCCTTGAGTTCGCCCTCTATGCGACCAAGATCCGCAGCAAAAAGTGCTGGGATCCGAAGGAAAATGCGGAGTACAAAGGCGACAAGCTGAACGGCTGGGCAGACTTTATGGAGAAGGGTATCGTGAACTCTCCGAAGTTTAAGTTCCGTCAGAAGTGGGAAAAAGGGTTCCCGACCGAAACGAAGAAATTCGAATTCTACAGCGAAACCCTCAAAAAAGGCCTCTTGGCACATGCCGAGAAAAACAAGGTCACCGTTGATCAGGTGATGGAAGCGACCAACTACGAAGCTCGCGGCGAATTGGCTTTCATTCCGCACTACGAATCACCAAAACGCCATGGCGACGTAAAAGAGTTCCCATTCTCACTGATCGACATGAAGTCACGCCTCAACCGCGAAGGTCGCAGCACTAACGCCACCTGGTATCATGCGTTCAAAAAATGCGATCCGGGCGATGTAAACCAAGAAGACGTACTCCAAATCAACCCCGCTGATGCGAAGAAGCTTGGCATCAACGAAGGCGACATGGTGAAAGTCACTTCGGTTATCGGCAGCCTTACTGTCAAAGCGCGTCTGTGGGAAGGGGTACGCCCCGGCTGTGTGGCCAAATGCTACGGCCAAGGACACTTCGCTATGGGTCGCGTTTCGGCTAAGGACTTCGGCAAAGCGGTCGCACGTGGAGCTAACTTTAACGACATCATGCCTGCCGATTATGATCGCATCACCGGCGCAACGGCCCGCAACGGCGGCTTTACCGGCGTTAAGATCGAAAAAGCGTAA
- a CDS encoding 4Fe-4S dicluster domain-containing protein, translating into MAKYGMAIDLHKCAGCGACGLACKTQNNTDDPRDGQNFNWADYCSSVEGKFPKVSYTMRPTLCNHCSDAPCVAACPVTPKAMYKKDNGITMHNEARCIGCGMCQNACPYSSANLDTDKAAQFSVISINRGQVQPRYNDGTEIIKGCTTSGKEIAAKAGATPPYQTAHTHPDYNPVRGTGKAEKCIFCEHLVTKGSQPYCVQACPSSARIFGDLSDANSEISKAVKAYETHALADNKGKVQKASEGTKPNVIYLRKYSAK; encoded by the coding sequence ATGGCTAAATATGGAATGGCGATAGATCTGCACAAATGTGCCGGATGTGGGGCGTGCGGCCTTGCCTGCAAAACCCAGAATAATACCGACGATCCCCGTGATGGACAGAATTTTAACTGGGCAGACTACTGCTCAAGCGTAGAAGGAAAATTTCCAAAAGTTTCCTACACCATGCGCCCGACACTGTGTAACCATTGCTCCGACGCTCCGTGCGTTGCCGCATGTCCGGTTACCCCGAAGGCAATGTACAAAAAAGACAACGGCATTACCATGCACAACGAAGCACGTTGTATTGGGTGCGGTATGTGTCAAAACGCCTGCCCATACAGCAGCGCGAACCTTGATACCGACAAAGCAGCTCAATTCAGTGTTATCAGCATCAACCGTGGCCAAGTGCAACCACGCTATAACGATGGCACAGAAATCATCAAAGGGTGCACGACTTCCGGCAAAGAGATTGCTGCCAAGGCTGGAGCAACACCTCCATACCAGACGGCGCACACTCACCCAGACTACAACCCTGTTCGTGGCACTGGTAAAGCTGAAAAGTGTATCTTCTGTGAACATTTGGTAACCAAAGGCAGTCAACCGTACTGCGTACAGGCTTGCCCATCAAGCGCCCGTATCTTTGGCGATCTTTCTGACGCAAACAGCGAAATCAGCAAAGCAGTAAAAGCGTATGAAACGCACGCACTGGCTGATAACAAAGGGAAAGTACAGAAAGCAAGCGAAGGCACGAAGCCAAACGTTATCTATCTCCGCAAATACAGCGCGAAGTAA
- a CDS encoding TorD/DmsD family molecular chaperone yields the protein MTITQFADFEMQRAEGYRLLAALFYQPELEMYRENNIFPHLLTIAHAQAPEAVAPLNALEAALRNVESEEALLVEYAALFVGPGKLLAAPYGSIYLDDEKLLMGDSTLEVIKTYREHGLAIDNEFHCPPDHITVELEFMYFLLHKEATALHESDIETAKKYLATSESFLQANLLKWVPQFAEDIITESTVEYYRLLGQALQAYVSSTAWKAHIPESL from the coding sequence ATGACCATTACCCAGTTTGCCGATTTTGAAATGCAGCGCGCCGAAGGGTACCGTCTTCTTGCTGCATTATTCTATCAACCAGAACTTGAGATGTATCGCGAGAATAACATTTTTCCGCACCTTCTCACTATTGCTCATGCACAAGCGCCGGAAGCCGTAGCGCCACTGAACGCTCTTGAAGCCGCACTTCGTAACGTGGAGTCTGAAGAAGCCTTACTGGTCGAATACGCCGCGCTCTTTGTTGGCCCAGGAAAACTGCTTGCGGCTCCATACGGCTCTATCTATCTCGATGATGAAAAACTTTTAATGGGCGACTCAACACTAGAAGTTATCAAAACCTATCGCGAACACGGACTGGCTATAGACAATGAATTCCACTGCCCGCCAGATCACATCACGGTGGAGCTGGAGTTTATGTACTTTCTTCTCCACAAGGAAGCTACTGCCTTGCACGAGAGCGATATTGAAACCGCCAAAAAATATCTCGCAACGTCCGAGAGTTTCCTTCAGGCAAATCTCCTCAAATGGGTTCCACAATTTGCTGAAGATATTATCACAGAAAGCACCGTTGAGTATTACCGACTCCTCGGACAAGCCTTGCAAGCATACGTCAGTTCAACCGCATGGAAAGCCCATATTCCTGAATCGCTGTAG
- a CDS encoding methyl-accepting chemotaxis protein, which produces MSNTSSNALALRQHQGASTPKTRVLFPNFTMRAKLIAFFVAMVASVAVVMVALVVIATHTTIEEDYELLVLNSATSTAATLTNLQERVTTYTDIFSRKEGIANALAFNDIQRLEQILTADYQALYANDSTIATLEVTDNQGIVIMRGHNPSKHGDNKSAVPMIRDALQGKASNGLTVSITTGEMAMDAVMPLRHQGEVVGTIKVGSYLRQNTVQYLSAISNSDVAFIAKNHINASTVSGFQGEHALPAEVLSRLERKEKFFDILTINDQEYNIVYQALYDGRGQMAAIVANLLNREHLDQTKQSAAINTVLVVLVLATVSLISTTIIAFRMTKPLLDMQQEFIDLAAGNGDLTKRFPEYGKDEISKANEAINRFLELTHQIVREASNGSHETATASEELSATSESLASNIAQQFDLVERTGVLVNEVGANLDATEELAVTSTLVLEEGYKMLSTLLQDLAKVNEQILHDNKDQQEVAKKMESLNQEANQIASVLAIISNIADQTNLLALNASIEAARAGEQGRGFAVVANEVRVLAERTQSSLGDIRTIINSITQGIGSIHGDVNQVANSILSIANNSQGLMDQAGVTQQKLYHTVESSSELVRKSTFIAKKTKDLIEIMQEMVMLSQENKNAGDNISDVAVTLAQKSHSQLDMLQRFKT; this is translated from the coding sequence GTGAGCAATACGAGTTCAAATGCTTTGGCTCTACGACAACACCAAGGCGCATCGACCCCGAAAACGCGCGTGCTTTTCCCAAATTTCACGATGCGCGCCAAGTTGATTGCTTTTTTTGTCGCGATGGTAGCATCAGTAGCCGTTGTGATGGTCGCTCTGGTGGTTATCGCAACACACACAACAATAGAAGAAGATTATGAACTACTTGTCCTTAACTCTGCTACCAGCACGGCCGCGACGCTCACAAACCTTCAGGAGCGAGTGACCACCTACACGGATATTTTTTCCCGCAAAGAAGGCATTGCGAACGCCCTAGCCTTTAACGATATACAACGATTAGAACAGATTTTAACGGCTGACTATCAAGCGCTCTACGCCAACGACTCCACGATTGCCACGCTAGAAGTGACCGACAATCAAGGGATCGTCATTATGCGCGGTCACAACCCTTCCAAGCACGGTGACAATAAATCCGCCGTCCCTATGATCCGCGATGCTCTCCAAGGAAAAGCAAGCAATGGCTTAACTGTTTCAATTACTACTGGTGAAATGGCAATGGATGCCGTTATGCCACTGCGCCATCAGGGCGAAGTCGTTGGAACCATAAAAGTCGGCAGTTATCTGCGGCAGAATACCGTGCAGTATCTTTCCGCAATATCCAATTCTGATGTCGCCTTTATTGCGAAAAATCACATCAATGCGTCAACCGTATCGGGATTTCAGGGTGAACATGCCCTTCCCGCAGAGGTTTTGAGCCGGTTAGAACGGAAAGAAAAGTTTTTTGACATCCTTACGATCAACGATCAAGAGTACAATATCGTGTACCAAGCGCTGTATGACGGTCGCGGACAAATGGCGGCCATCGTAGCAAACCTGCTTAACCGTGAACATCTGGATCAGACCAAACAATCAGCGGCTATAAACACCGTATTAGTCGTGCTCGTACTGGCGACCGTTTCCTTGATCAGCACAACGATAATCGCCTTTCGCATGACTAAACCACTCTTAGATATGCAACAAGAGTTTATCGATCTCGCTGCTGGCAATGGCGATTTGACCAAGCGCTTCCCCGAATATGGTAAAGACGAAATATCCAAGGCCAACGAAGCCATCAACCGTTTTCTTGAGTTAACCCATCAAATCGTCAGAGAAGCGTCCAATGGTTCGCATGAAACCGCGACTGCCAGCGAAGAACTTTCGGCAACCTCGGAATCACTTGCCAGCAATATTGCGCAACAGTTTGACCTGGTGGAAAGAACTGGCGTACTGGTGAATGAAGTCGGAGCCAACCTTGATGCAACCGAAGAGTTGGCGGTTACGTCAACGCTTGTTCTGGAAGAGGGCTACAAGATGCTCTCGACACTCTTGCAAGATCTTGCCAAAGTGAACGAACAAATCCTGCATGACAACAAAGATCAGCAAGAAGTGGCAAAGAAAATGGAATCACTGAACCAAGAGGCCAATCAGATTGCCAGCGTTCTGGCCATTATCTCTAACATTGCCGACCAAACGAATTTGCTGGCACTCAACGCTTCGATAGAAGCGGCGCGAGCAGGAGAGCAAGGACGCGGATTTGCGGTGGTCGCCAATGAGGTGCGCGTTCTCGCGGAACGGACGCAAAGTTCACTGGGCGATATCCGCACGATCATCAACAGTATCACACAAGGAATTGGCAGCATTCATGGCGACGTGAATCAGGTGGCCAACAGCATTCTTTCCATCGCCAACAACTCGCAAGGGCTGATGGATCAGGCGGGCGTAACACAACAAAAGCTCTACCATACCGTTGAATCGTCGTCTGAGTTAGTGCGGAAGAGTACATTTATCGCCAAAAAGACCAAAGATTTGATTGAAATTATGCAGGAAATGGTCATGCTTTCGCAGGAAAATAAAAATGCGGGCGACAACATTAGCGATGTCGCCGTGACACTGGCGCAAAAATCACACTCCCAACTCGATATGCTGCAACGATTTAAAACATAA
- the arsA gene encoding arsenical pump-driving ATPase — translation MEWLYNAPRNLFFTGKGGVGKTTTATATAIALAGNGADVLLVSTDPASNLDEVLGVHLTNAPCAIAAVPHLFAMNIDPEAAAAAYRERIVGPYRGILPEAALVSIEEQLSGACTVEIAAFDEFTKLIGNRELSGRFAHIVFDTAPTGHTLRLLELPAAWSDFLANNAGGTSCLGPLSGLGAQKELYQGTRAALADPAQTLVVVVARPEVATLDEAARAAAELAALDITHQMLVINGIFRCQHGSDAVARALSQRAAAALASVPAALRDLPRVELPLSSRPLLGIDALRGFFTTTDEEPDELAMPLFAYNTAPFGTFDCLIGELAQAGSGVIMTMGKGGVGKTTLAARIALALASAGHSVHLTTTDPAAHIAAAAGDVLPSNLHVSRIDPKVEKAAYIAEVMATTGATLDEAGRALLEEEMRSPCAEEIAVFRAFARTVAHGTDAFVVIDTAPTGHTLLLLDAAEAYHRQVSRSMGDIPPEIKALLPRLRDPEFTKIVVVTLPEATPVHEASALQDDLKRAGIAPWGWVVNQSFTPLPITNTVLHRRKEQEGRYLDEVLALTEKPFLIAWG, via the coding sequence ATGGAGTGGCTGTATAACGCGCCGCGCAACCTTTTCTTCACCGGAAAAGGGGGCGTGGGGAAGACAACGACCGCCACGGCGACGGCCATCGCACTGGCGGGCAATGGCGCTGACGTGTTGCTGGTCAGCACTGATCCCGCGTCAAATCTGGATGAAGTGCTTGGCGTGCACCTGACCAATGCGCCGTGCGCCATAGCCGCAGTGCCGCATCTGTTTGCTATGAACATCGATCCCGAAGCCGCTGCCGCGGCGTACCGCGAACGGATTGTTGGGCCGTATCGTGGCATTTTGCCGGAGGCGGCGCTGGTCAGCATCGAAGAGCAGTTGTCCGGCGCGTGTACGGTCGAAATTGCGGCTTTCGATGAATTTACTAAATTGATTGGCAATCGCGAACTCAGTGGTCGCTTTGCCCATATTGTGTTTGATACCGCTCCGACTGGACATACGCTCCGTCTGCTGGAACTCCCTGCGGCGTGGAGCGATTTTCTGGCCAATAATGCTGGGGGGACTTCGTGCCTCGGACCGCTTTCTGGCTTGGGCGCGCAAAAAGAACTCTATCAGGGAACCCGTGCGGCGCTCGCCGACCCCGCTCAAACGCTGGTCGTGGTCGTGGCACGACCGGAGGTGGCGACACTCGATGAAGCGGCACGGGCGGCAGCCGAGTTGGCAGCGCTTGATATCACGCATCAGATGCTGGTGATAAATGGCATTTTCCGGTGCCAGCACGGCAGCGATGCCGTTGCACGGGCGCTTTCCCAGCGGGCGGCAGCGGCATTGGCGTCGGTTCCTGCTGCGCTGCGCGATCTGCCACGGGTTGAGCTGCCGCTTTCTTCCCGTCCACTGCTGGGTATTGATGCACTCAGGGGCTTCTTTACGACAACTGACGAAGAACCTGATGAGCTGGCAATGCCGCTCTTTGCCTACAACACCGCACCTTTCGGCACCTTTGATTGCCTGATTGGCGAGCTCGCGCAAGCGGGCAGTGGGGTGATTATGACCATGGGTAAGGGGGGCGTGGGGAAAACGACGCTTGCCGCACGGATTGCTTTGGCACTGGCATCAGCCGGTCACTCGGTGCACTTGACCACGACCGATCCCGCTGCTCATATTGCGGCGGCTGCTGGTGATGTTCTCCCTAGCAATCTGCACGTCAGTCGTATTGATCCGAAAGTCGAAAAGGCGGCGTATATTGCTGAAGTGATGGCTACGACTGGTGCCACACTTGACGAAGCGGGGCGTGCGCTGTTAGAAGAAGAAATGCGTTCGCCGTGTGCTGAAGAGATTGCGGTTTTCCGTGCTTTTGCTCGCACGGTGGCTCATGGAACTGATGCGTTTGTGGTGATTGATACGGCACCGACGGGACACACGTTGCTTCTGCTTGATGCGGCGGAAGCGTATCACCGTCAGGTCTCACGGTCGATGGGCGATATTCCACCTGAGATCAAGGCATTGCTGCCGCGCCTACGCGACCCTGAATTTACAAAAATCGTTGTGGTGACATTGCCGGAAGCGACTCCGGTGCACGAAGCGAGCGCCCTGCAGGATGACCTGAAGCGTGCTGGAATCGCACCGTGGGGATGGGTGGTCAATCAAAGCTTCACCCCGTTGCCGATCACCAACACGGTATTGCATCGTCGCAAGGAGCAGGAAGGGCGGTATCTTGATGAAGTGCTGGCTTTGACAGAAAAACCATTTCTGATAGCGTGGGGATAG
- the arsD gene encoding arsenite efflux transporter metallochaperone ArsD → MNITIYDPAMCCPTGVCGPSVDPELVRVNDLMKKAEAAGVSVTRYGLSTTPQAFVEKVEVSRLLQSEGNGVLPITYIGDVLFMQGRYPSNEEFMAAFRLNGVVVPIEAPRFKKAESCCGSSVAGVSKGKCC, encoded by the coding sequence ATGAACATTACGATTTACGATCCGGCGATGTGCTGTCCAACCGGCGTCTGCGGCCCATCTGTCGACCCGGAACTCGTTCGCGTCAATGACCTGATGAAAAAAGCTGAGGCGGCTGGTGTCAGTGTAACCCGCTATGGCCTTTCGACCACGCCGCAAGCCTTTGTTGAAAAAGTCGAAGTATCACGCCTGCTGCAAAGTGAAGGGAACGGTGTCCTGCCGATAACCTATATTGGCGACGTCCTTTTTATGCAGGGGCGCTATCCCAGTAACGAGGAATTCATGGCGGCTTTCCGCCTGAATGGTGTCGTCGTACCCATCGAAGCGCCACGGTTCAAAAAAGCCGAAAGTTGCTGCGGTAGCTCTGTTGCGGGAGTATCAAAAGGGAAGTGTTGCTGA
- a CDS encoding 4Fe-4S dicluster domain-containing protein, whose amino-acid sequence MSDDRTYMGIPRGEIPWFPEISEAKCIGCGECLGVCANNVFVLDTQHKKMVVESPYNCVVLCNKCSKFCPKDAISFPDRAMIKKLLADKLAK is encoded by the coding sequence ATGTCGGATGATCGAACCTATATGGGCATCCCACGGGGCGAAATTCCGTGGTTTCCCGAAATAAGCGAAGCGAAATGTATTGGCTGTGGGGAATGCCTCGGGGTCTGCGCCAACAACGTTTTTGTGCTCGATACCCAGCACAAAAAAATGGTGGTGGAGTCACCCTATAACTGCGTCGTTCTGTGCAATAAATGTTCAAAATTTTGCCCAAAAGACGCCATCAGCTTTCCCGATCGTGCGATGATAAAAAAACTCCTCGCGGACAAACTCGCGAAGTAG
- a CDS encoding universal stress protein codes for MFKKFIVATDLSPASYAMTECLKGLQDFEATDCLLLQCLSFAHAAATAYSYQTESLEELMDAQKKNLEQQGFTVETRIVVGSPKQEINRIAAKEQYDLIVLGTQGQSLAEEKILGGVAFGVLNKSQKPVLVVPVEKSGENSACTPFGSCGFGEHILFATDFSEMADNAFSELQKLITKAVKKITLVHVQDKIKIEQHLKDRLEEFNEHDRSRLAHLKRLLLKNAPTLQVHSEVCYGIPHEEICRSVQENGATMVVMGTQGRGFVREFFLGSVSHSVVRNSLVPVLLIPMPE; via the coding sequence ATGTTTAAGAAATTTATTGTCGCGACTGATCTCTCACCGGCATCGTACGCTATGACTGAATGCTTAAAAGGGCTGCAAGATTTCGAGGCTACCGATTGCTTATTATTGCAGTGCCTGAGCTTTGCGCATGCGGCTGCTACCGCCTATTCGTACCAAACTGAATCGCTCGAAGAGCTTATGGATGCGCAGAAAAAGAACCTCGAACAGCAGGGATTTACCGTAGAAACCCGTATCGTTGTTGGTTCCCCGAAACAGGAAATCAACCGTATTGCGGCAAAAGAACAGTACGATCTCATCGTTCTTGGCACCCAAGGGCAATCGTTGGCGGAAGAAAAAATTCTTGGTGGCGTTGCCTTTGGGGTGCTCAACAAATCCCAAAAGCCAGTATTGGTGGTTCCGGTGGAAAAATCGGGTGAAAATTCTGCCTGCACACCTTTCGGGAGCTGCGGTTTTGGCGAGCACATATTGTTTGCCACAGATTTCTCTGAAATGGCGGATAATGCCTTTAGTGAACTACAAAAGTTGATTACAAAAGCGGTAAAAAAGATCACACTGGTGCACGTGCAAGATAAAATTAAAATCGAACAACACCTGAAAGATCGACTTGAAGAGTTTAATGAACACGATCGCAGTCGCCTCGCTCACTTAAAGCGACTTCTCCTGAAAAATGCACCAACATTGCAAGTACACTCAGAGGTTTGCTACGGCATTCCTCATGAAGAGATTTGCCGTTCCGTTCAAGAAAATGGCGCTACAATGGTTGTCATGGGAACACAAGGGCGGGGGTTTGTGCGTGAGTTTTTCCTTGGCAGCGTCAGTCACAGTGTCGTGCGCAATTCGTTGGTGCCAGTACTGCTCATACCAATGCCGGAGTGA
- the arsB gene encoding ACR3 family arsenite efflux transporter — MENQPSSGISFFERNLTLWVVLCMVVGVLIGQFLPAIPETLAQFEYAKVSIPIAVLIWLMIYPMMMKVDFASIKDVRKNPAGLYVTWTVNWIIKPFTMFGIAAFFFYVVFKSLIPPELAKDYLAGAVLLGAAPCTAMVFVWSHLTRGNAAYTVVQVATNDLIILVAFTPIVALLLGVGGITIPWNTLLLSVLLFVVIPLAGGIITRNIVIKSKGEEYFNKRFIPKFNNITIVGLLLTLILIFSFQGDVIINNPLHILLIAIPLTLQTCLIFFIAYLWCKKLRLRHDIAAPAGMIGASNFFELSVAVAITLFGASSPAVLATIVGVLVEVPVMLALVRFANNTRDWFPESRTT; from the coding sequence ATGGAAAACCAACCGTCGTCAGGAATCAGTTTTTTTGAACGGAATCTTACCCTCTGGGTTGTCCTGTGTATGGTCGTTGGGGTGCTGATTGGTCAGTTCCTTCCCGCCATCCCAGAGACATTGGCTCAGTTTGAGTATGCGAAGGTCTCCATACCTATTGCGGTGCTGATCTGGCTGATGATTTACCCTATGATGATGAAGGTCGATTTTGCGAGCATTAAAGATGTTCGCAAAAATCCAGCGGGTCTGTATGTGACGTGGACTGTCAACTGGATCATTAAACCCTTTACCATGTTTGGCATTGCCGCATTTTTCTTTTACGTTGTGTTCAAATCGCTCATCCCGCCAGAGTTGGCAAAAGACTACCTCGCTGGTGCTGTTTTACTAGGCGCTGCCCCTTGCACCGCAATGGTTTTTGTCTGGAGTCACCTGACACGAGGCAACGCAGCGTACACGGTAGTACAGGTTGCTACGAATGATCTGATTATTTTGGTAGCCTTTACGCCGATCGTTGCGCTTTTGCTTGGTGTTGGCGGCATCACCATTCCGTGGAATACTCTCTTGCTGTCCGTCCTGCTGTTTGTCGTTATTCCGCTCGCGGGTGGCATTATTACCCGTAATATTGTCATTAAAAGCAAAGGGGAAGAGTATTTCAATAAACGCTTTATCCCAAAATTCAACAATATCACGATTGTTGGGTTGCTCCTGACGCTCATATTGATTTTCTCATTCCAGGGTGACGTTATTATCAACAACCCCTTGCATATTCTTCTGATCGCTATCCCTTTAACGCTGCAAACGTGCCTGATATTTTTTATCGCCTATCTCTGGTGTAAGAAGCTGCGCTTGCGCCACGATATTGCGGCGCCAGCGGGAATGATTGGCGCGTCGAATTTTTTTGAACTCTCCGTTGCGGTTGCAATTACGCTGTTCGGAGCCTCTTCCCCAGCGGTGCTCGCAACGATTGTTGGCGTACTTGTCGAGGTGCCGGTCATGTTAGCGCTTGTCCGTTTTGCCAATAACACCCGTGACTGGTTTCCTGAATCTCGCACAACGTAA
- a CDS encoding ArsR/SmtB family transcription factor, which yields MKQLVSYHKALCDETRLRIIALLAEQELCVCNITAVLSLPQSTVSRHLAVLRGAGLVEDRRHGTWMWYSLAPIWHGSQTTFLWSLLTDLRQQEQVQRDRALLSLSCAPATQEASCLSTQELQEGDV from the coding sequence ATGAAACAACTCGTTAGTTATCACAAAGCACTTTGCGACGAAACCCGCCTGCGCATCATTGCGCTCCTTGCGGAACAAGAGTTGTGCGTCTGTAACATCACGGCGGTGCTCAGCTTGCCGCAATCCACCGTGTCGCGCCATTTAGCCGTACTACGCGGAGCTGGGTTGGTAGAAGATCGCCGCCATGGAACGTGGATGTGGTACAGCCTCGCGCCGATTTGGCACGGTTCACAGACAACGTTTTTATGGAGTTTATTGACAGACTTGCGGCAGCAAGAACAGGTGCAGCGCGACCGTGCGCTCTTGTCTCTGAGTTGCGCGCCAGCAACACAAGAGGCCTCATGCTTGAGTACTCAAGAATTGCAAGAAGGAGATGTATAA